One part of the Rhodothermales bacterium genome encodes these proteins:
- a CDS encoding PAS domain S-box protein, giving the protein MDLRKYIAPDQAVFPALLDHITDVCLAIDTEGRIRFANRASERLMRRPLDQLAGLHLFTLVHEDDHAAITELLTQLAESPEDVLHHTFRLAVNDATRILESTWSTARRSDTEILFLMNAHDATERVSAQMKVRQREEELARAERVAQLATWERNLTTNQFSASKQLLEIYGISRDSNIAFKDLARFVPPEDLAMVQESMHHAQQSLGSIAIDHRITRMDGQERIVHIRGTVELNGKDFIMYGTAQDVTEMRTMERALRASEQRFRAIFDSTFQFIGLMKPDGTLIEANETALRFAGVEREDVIDRPFWDCYWWSIGTAQQERLKEAVRVAASGRFVRYNTEVYGAGERLTTIDFSIKPIFGADGQVVMLIPEGRDITDEMAAQRALQNSEALYRSLVTSLSDGVLLIDADGQIVATNPSAERMLGQPEHVLIGRNVRDDWHAVREDGSALSPEEYPAVRALESREPLRNQVIGLQMPAGGMRWVSINAEPIARFEGGYDNAVVLSLTDLTSRIRHEEQLQRSHRRLRELAAQLHSAQEEERARIAREVHDVLGQAMTSLRLDIVWLLDHYPVDDPAFSKRANATLKLVEETITTVRRISHELRPGVLDHFGLPTAIEWLCEQHQQRTDIAFTTVDETDGLIDDLDPKLAIALFRIFQEALNNVMKHADAASVRTHLEIVGDSLRVEIADDGRGITPDDIEHATSLGLLNMRERILPWNGTISIAGEPDQGTCITVTVPLP; this is encoded by the coding sequence GTGGATCTTCGAAAATACATTGCTCCCGACCAGGCCGTCTTCCCGGCGTTGCTGGACCACATCACGGATGTGTGCCTGGCTATCGACACAGAGGGACGGATTCGATTTGCCAACCGGGCCAGCGAGCGGCTCATGCGCCGGCCGCTGGATCAGCTTGCCGGCTTGCACTTGTTCACGCTGGTGCACGAGGACGATCACGCGGCGATCACCGAACTCCTGACCCAGCTGGCCGAGTCCCCGGAGGACGTGCTCCACCACACGTTCCGCCTCGCGGTGAACGACGCGACACGCATCCTCGAATCCACCTGGTCCACGGCGCGTCGATCCGATACCGAGATCCTCTTCTTGATGAACGCCCACGACGCCACGGAGCGGGTAAGCGCCCAGATGAAGGTCCGGCAGCGGGAGGAGGAGCTGGCGCGGGCCGAACGGGTCGCGCAGCTGGCTACGTGGGAGCGCAACCTGACGACAAATCAATTCTCGGCGTCGAAACAGTTGCTCGAGATTTACGGGATCTCGCGCGATTCGAACATAGCGTTCAAGGATCTGGCGCGTTTTGTCCCGCCGGAGGACCTCGCGATGGTCCAGGAATCGATGCACCATGCCCAGCAGTCGCTGGGCTCGATCGCTATCGATCACCGCATCACCCGGATGGACGGGCAGGAACGCATCGTGCACATCCGCGGGACGGTGGAGCTGAACGGGAAAGACTTCATCATGTACGGCACCGCACAGGACGTGACGGAGATGCGCACGATGGAGCGCGCCCTGCGCGCGAGCGAACAGCGGTTCCGGGCCATCTTCGATTCCACGTTCCAGTTCATCGGGCTGATGAAGCCGGACGGGACGCTGATCGAAGCCAACGAGACGGCGCTTCGTTTCGCCGGCGTGGAGCGGGAGGACGTGATCGACCGGCCGTTCTGGGATTGCTACTGGTGGTCGATCGGCACGGCGCAGCAGGAGCGCCTCAAGGAAGCGGTGCGTGTGGCCGCCAGCGGGCGGTTCGTCCGCTACAATACCGAAGTGTACGGCGCCGGGGAACGGCTGACGACCATCGACTTCAGCATCAAGCCGATTTTCGGGGCGGACGGGCAGGTCGTCATGCTCATCCCGGAAGGCCGCGACATCACAGATGAGATGGCGGCCCAGCGCGCGCTCCAGAACAGCGAAGCCCTCTATCGCTCGCTCGTGACGAGCCTGAGCGACGGGGTGTTGCTCATCGACGCCGACGGACAGATCGTGGCCACCAACCCGAGCGCCGAACGCATGCTCGGGCAGCCCGAGCACGTGCTTATCGGACGCAATGTGCGGGATGACTGGCACGCCGTGCGCGAGGACGGCTCGGCGCTGTCGCCCGAGGAATACCCCGCGGTCCGCGCGCTCGAGAGCCGCGAGCCGCTCCGCAATCAGGTGATCGGCTTGCAGATGCCCGCCGGCGGCATGCGGTGGGTATCGATCAATGCCGAGCCCATCGCCCGGTTCGAGGGCGGGTACGACAATGCCGTGGTGCTCTCGCTGACGGACCTGACGTCGCGCATCCGGCATGAAGAGCAGCTGCAGCGGTCGCACCGCCGGCTGCGCGAACTCGCCGCCCAGCTGCACTCCGCGCAGGAGGAAGAACGCGCCCGCATCGCCCGCGAGGTGCACGACGTGCTCGGCCAGGCCATGACGTCGCTCCGCCTCGACATCGTATGGCTGCTCGACCACTATCCCGTCGATGACCCCGCCTTCAGCAAGCGCGCCAACGCCACGCTGAAACTGGTGGAGGAGACGATCACCACCGTGCGCCGGATCTCCCACGAGCTTCGGCCGGGCGTGCTCGATCACTTCGGCCTGCCGACCGCGATCGAGTGGCTGTGCGAACAGCACCAGCAGCGGACCGACATCGCGTTCACGACGGTCGACGAAACGGACGGTCTGATCGACGATTTAGACCCCAAGCTCGCTATCGCACTGTTTCGTATCTTCCAGGAAGCGCTGAACAACGTCATGAAGCATGCGGATGCCGCCTCCGTGCGGACCCATCTCGAGATCGTCGGCGATTCGCTCCGTGTCGAGATTGCCGACGACGGGCGCGGTATCACGCCCGACGACATCGAACACGCGACTTCGCTCGGATTGCTGAACATGCGCGAACGTATCCTCCCCTGGAACGGCACCATTTCCATCGCCGGCGAACCGGACCAGGGCACCTGCATTACCGTCACCGTCCCACTCCCTTAA
- a CDS encoding sulfatase-like hydrolase/transferase, whose translation MNVRDLSALSAALLMTILALTGCRRPEPAAPPPPPGTPNILILFTDDQRADAIGAYDNPAIRTPTMDSLIGTGFSFRRNYVMGSHHGAVCAPSRAMLMSGRSLFNVYDNLDTVATYPEMMRGRGYTTFGTGKWHNSQASFARSFSVGRRVFFGGMADHFKVPVRDLKPDGTYTDPDTMSFSAELYADAAIDFLAAQSGSDTPFLAYVAFSTPHDPRTPPGPYAEMYPPDAVPLPANFMPAHPFHNGWLTGRDEQLAAWPRTESVIRAQLAEYYGLVTHTDAQIGRILAALRRAGKADNTLVVFAADNGLALGSHGLLGKQSLYEHSSRVPLVFAGPGIPHGETDAYTYLYDIFPTLVRRLGLPTVEGSEGVDLAPLWRGEEGAVRPSLFTTYEDLMRSVHEGDWKLIRYPKLHYNQLFNLAADPNELNNLAESPDQAERVAHLMELLADWQQRAHDPHPLTSEERMPMEYDYRTFTRSPDRWQPESVRKKYFGE comes from the coding sequence ATGAACGTTCGCGATCTGTCCGCGCTGTCGGCCGCGTTGCTGATGACGATCCTCGCCCTCACGGGCTGCCGCCGGCCCGAGCCGGCCGCGCCACCCCCGCCGCCTGGCACGCCCAACATCCTCATCCTCTTTACCGACGATCAACGCGCCGACGCCATCGGAGCCTACGACAATCCGGCCATCCGCACGCCGACGATGGACAGCCTCATCGGCACGGGCTTCAGCTTCCGGCGCAACTACGTGATGGGGTCGCACCACGGCGCCGTGTGCGCGCCAAGCCGGGCCATGCTCATGAGCGGGCGCAGCCTGTTTAATGTGTACGACAACCTGGATACGGTGGCGACCTATCCGGAAATGATGCGGGGACGGGGCTATACCACGTTCGGTACGGGCAAATGGCACAACAGCCAGGCTTCGTTCGCGCGCAGTTTTTCGGTTGGCCGGCGCGTCTTTTTCGGTGGGATGGCCGACCATTTCAAGGTGCCGGTGCGCGATCTCAAGCCGGACGGCACCTATACCGACCCCGACACGATGAGCTTCTCCGCCGAGCTGTACGCGGATGCCGCCATCGACTTTCTCGCGGCGCAGTCGGGCTCCGACACGCCGTTTCTGGCCTATGTGGCCTTCAGCACGCCACACGATCCCCGCACCCCGCCCGGACCCTACGCGGAGATGTACCCGCCCGACGCGGTGCCGCTCCCGGCCAACTTCATGCCGGCGCATCCCTTCCACAACGGATGGCTCACCGGACGCGACGAGCAACTCGCGGCGTGGCCGCGAACCGAGTCGGTCATACGCGCCCAGCTCGCGGAATATTACGGCCTCGTCACCCACACCGACGCCCAGATCGGACGCATCCTCGCCGCGCTGCGCCGCGCGGGCAAGGCGGACAACACCCTCGTCGTCTTCGCGGCCGATAACGGCCTGGCGCTGGGCAGCCACGGCTTGCTCGGTAAACAAAGCCTGTACGAGCACAGCAGCCGGGTGCCGCTGGTCTTCGCCGGCCCGGGCATCCCGCACGGCGAAACGGACGCGTACACCTACCTCTACGATATCTTTCCCACGCTCGTCCGCCGGCTCGGACTGCCCACCGTCGAGGGCTCGGAAGGCGTCGATCTCGCGCCGCTGTGGCGCGGTGAGGAGGGCGCCGTCCGCCCCTCGCTCTTCACGACGTACGAGGACCTCATGCGGTCGGTACACGAAGGAGACTGGAAGCTGATCCGCTACCCGAAACTGCACTACAACCAGCTCTTCAACCTCGCCGCCGATCCAAACGAGCTGAACAATCTCGCCGAGTCGCCCGATCAGGCCGAACGCGTCGCCCATCTCATGGAGCTCCTGGCGGACTGGCAGCAGCGCGCCCATGACCCGCATCCGCTCACGTCGGAAGAACGGATGCCGATGGAGTACGACTACCGTACCTTCACGCGCTCGCCCGACCGCTGGCAGCCCGAGAGCGTGCGGAAGAAATACTTTGGGGAATGA
- a CDS encoding response regulator transcription factor, with protein sequence MDRPDTLEVLIADDSEDLRQRVRRLLAGLDGVEIRGEATDAEEAITLAAHHPFDVAILDIQMPGSGIRALKHLRRDHPSLRIVMLTNHADAFYYRICMRAGADFFLDKSMEFDRLPHVFQRIKTGNALAV encoded by the coding sequence ATGGACCGACCTGACACCCTGGAGGTATTGATCGCAGACGACTCGGAGGATCTCAGACAACGCGTCCGCCGGCTCCTCGCCGGGCTTGATGGCGTCGAGATACGCGGAGAGGCGACCGACGCCGAAGAAGCGATCACGCTCGCCGCGCACCACCCGTTCGACGTAGCCATTCTCGATATCCAGATGCCCGGCAGCGGCATCCGCGCGCTCAAACATCTCCGCCGAGACCATCCGTCCCTCCGGATCGTGATGCTCACCAACCACGCCGACGCGTTCTACTACCGGATCTGCATGCGCGCCGGCGCCGACTTCTTTCTGGATAAATCGATGGAGTTCGACCGGCTCCCGCACGTGTTTCAGCGGATCAAAACCGGCAACGCCCTGGCGGTATGA
- a CDS encoding DUF3309 family protein: MTSTILLVILLLLLVGALPTWRHSRSWGYGPSGGLGLLLVVIVVLALLGYL; encoded by the coding sequence ATGACAAGCACCATCCTTCTGGTCATCCTGTTGTTGCTGCTCGTAGGCGCGCTGCCGACCTGGCGGCACAGCCGCAGCTGGGGCTATGGACCGAGCGGCGGTCTCGGCTTGCTCCTCGTCGTCATCGTCGTGCTGGCGTTGCTCGGCTACCTGTAA
- a CDS encoding response regulator transcription factor — MIRVLVADDHAVVRRGLVQIISETMDIQVTDQAGSADEVFTLVRSKAYDVLVLDLNLGEASGLEVLKQIKAELSNLPVLILSVYPENQFAVRTLRAGAAGYLNKDSAPEQLVQAIRRVSENKRYVSPAVAEELLFQLDSDTDGPLHETLSDREFQVMRQLASGKTVSEIAESLALSVKTVSTYRSRVLEKMNMKSNAELTHYAIKNDLIL, encoded by the coding sequence ATGATTCGCGTTCTCGTTGCCGACGACCATGCCGTCGTGCGTAGAGGTCTCGTGCAGATCATCTCAGAGACCATGGACATCCAAGTCACCGACCAGGCCGGTTCGGCGGATGAGGTGTTCACACTCGTGCGCAGCAAGGCGTATGATGTGCTCGTACTCGACCTGAACCTGGGCGAGGCGAGCGGCCTCGAGGTCTTGAAGCAGATCAAGGCCGAACTCTCGAACCTGCCCGTGCTGATCCTCAGCGTATATCCCGAGAACCAGTTCGCCGTCCGCACCCTGCGCGCCGGCGCCGCCGGGTATCTCAACAAGGATAGCGCACCGGAGCAGCTCGTACAGGCGATTCGCCGGGTCTCCGAAAACAAACGGTATGTGAGCCCCGCCGTCGCCGAGGAGCTGCTCTTTCAGCTGGACTCGGACACCGACGGGCCCCTCCACGAGACCCTGTCGGACCGCGAATTCCAGGTCATGCGCCAGCTGGCGTCCGGAAAAACGGTCAGCGAGATCGCCGAAAGCCTGGCGCTCAGCGTCAAGACGGTCAGCACCTACCGGTCTCGCGTGCTCGAAAAGATGAACATGAAGAGCAACGCCGAACTGACGCATTACGCCATCAAGAACGACCTCATCCTCTAA
- a CDS encoding response regulator transcription factor, whose protein sequence is MNRGGDRTECGRLGVYFRTQHIDIRAKTPQNQVLCEPVFHETLPHRYPHPTHARSRADRCSDRRRFRSLRNRLRRLLESLDFAVVRGETISADGVIQLIDSDDHFDVAILDIQMPGSGIKALKHIRQHHPAVKVVILTNHADPFYYKVCMQAGATCFLDKSMEFDQLPGVLKALSTDS, encoded by the coding sequence ATGAACCGAGGCGGCGACCGCACCGAGTGCGGTCGCCTCGGCGTTTATTTTCGAACGCAACACATCGATATCCGCGCAAAAACACCGCAGAACCAAGTGCTTTGCGAACCCGTGTTTCATGAAACATTGCCGCACCGGTATCCACACCCAACCCATGCCCGATCCAGAGCAGATCGTTGTTCTGATCGCCGACGATTCCGATCCCTACGGAATCGCCTGCGTCGGCTTCTGGAATCCCTCGACTTCGCCGTGGTGCGTGGCGAAACCATCTCGGCCGATGGCGTCATCCAGCTCATCGATTCTGACGACCACTTTGATGTGGCGATCCTCGATATCCAGATGCCGGGCAGCGGCATCAAGGCCCTGAAACACATCCGCCAGCATCATCCCGCGGTCAAGGTCGTCATCCTCACCAACCACGCGGACCCCTTCTACTACAAAGTCTGCATGCAGGCCGGCGCGACCTGTTTCCTCGACAAGTCGATGGAATTCGACCAGCTCCCGGGCGTTCTCAAGGCCCTCTCCACCGACAGCTAA
- a CDS encoding CsbD family protein, with the protein MKTHENKTPVMQQVEGNWKQFIGQIKEKWGDITNDDLDKFQGQMDQLEGYLEERTGESRAAVKRQIGEIASRLKKAI; encoded by the coding sequence ATGAAAACGCACGAAAATAAAACGCCCGTCATGCAGCAGGTTGAAGGTAACTGGAAGCAGTTCATCGGCCAGATCAAGGAAAAATGGGGTGACATCACGAACGACGACCTCGACAAATTCCAGGGCCAGATGGACCAGCTGGAAGGGTACCTCGAAGAACGGACCGGCGAGTCGCGCGCCGCGGTGAAGCGCCAGATCGGCGAAATCGCGAGCCGGCTCAAGAAGGCCATCTGA